The genomic DNA TTGGCGTTACTCTCTGAATCCGGTGACCGCACAAAGGACAAGAACCAGCTTTCGCTTGCTGCCTTTTTGCTTGAATGCGTTCTCGCTTGTCTGCATTCTTACAGTCAGGCCCGCAAAAATGCCGATGGTAGTCAGGTGCTCCGTCCTTGCGGACGAGACGCCTTGCGCAACCTTCGCGAGCGCAGATTCTCGGCATTGATTAAGCCCTCATGAATCAAAAGAATCAGACCCGGTGAATACGTGGCTGCTGGGAGAAGGGACACCCTTCTCCCAGTCCCTCATCCCGTTTTGTTAGTGAAAAAATGCCCGTCTTCGGAGGACCAATAGAGGTTCAATGCAGTCTTGGGAGCAGGGAAGATGCGGCAACCGGCGTCTTTGGCCGTCCTGGGGCGCTTTCCTGAGAACTCTAGGCTGCACGGAAGAGGCCCTCACGCCTCAAGAGGTCCATTTCCCGCAAGCCAGTGACAATTTGGTTCCAACCGGCAACCGTTTGGGCTACCAACCCTTCCTTTGCGACCGCGTTTGTTTATTCCACTGAAAAGCAAGCAAGTTACAGCGGTTCGATAATTTCCTTCGGAATAGTCACGCCCTGCGCGCCAAGCTCGCCTCGGTTCTGGTACATCAACGTTGGCTATGGTCGTCTCTCTGGTGTGGGTTCCCTCTCCCCCCTTTCGCGGGATCGGGATTACAGAAAAAAGCTATTCCAATCCCGCCTCATGCATACGCTGATTGTGGTTCGCATAAGAGATCTGCTGGATGCGTTCCCGATCGAGCCCGAGTGGATTGGGCGTAAATACAAAATCCGTCCGGCGAGGAATGTTCGCGGCCTGTGTATTGAATAATTCACGCACTGGCGCCACATGCTCCGGATACTTCATTAACTGTTCGCGAAGGAAATCCATGCCGTGAACCAGGTGGCGGCCTTCGTCGGCGCGAATTAGCTTGATTCCTTCAAGCAGGCGAGGGAACATTCCGGTTTTGGCCAGCAAGTCTTCAAAAAATTCATACCCGGTGAGCGCCATTGTGCCTTCCACCACGGCCATGTAATGGCACGCGAAGAGGCTAAGCGCCAAGGGAAGGTCGCCTTTGCCGCTGGTGAGCGCCTGACCAATGGTTTCACCTCGCTGGCGGAGTTCGTCGAGCAGGACGCCTTTGTATTCCGGGACGAGGTAAGCCGATGTATCCACCTTGCCGCAGACTTCCTGAAAATAGCGTTCAAAGAACTCAGCGTGCTTTACTTCTTCAAAAATCTGGGTGGAAAGAAACATGCGGCGATCGAGATCAGGCATGGCCAGCATGAACCAGGCGAGTGTGTCTGATACGCTGACTTCGCCTTCATAAAAGAGAGCACAGGTCTTGATGAGCTGCTCGCGCTGATCTGGATTCAGCATCTGCCAGTGCGCTTTGTCTTCCGTCAGGTCAATCTTTGCCGGGTCCCATACGCCAAGCGTTTTGGCGATGTTATAAAGCTGGCGTGGAGATTTGCTGGTATGAGCGGCCGTGGACATAAATAAAGCCTCCGCTGAAGCAATAACAGTATCAAAAAATTCGATGCCGGGAGCATGCGGGACAAAGTGCACTGCTTCTGCCACTGCTATCGGCACGTGAGCGGCTTACAATTTGTTAGACCGAAAAAAATGAGCGGGAGAATAATAAATCTTGCGCCTCCGGCATGGGTACAATCATCTGATCAACGATTATTCAGGAGGCACCATGGCTGCACAGCCACAGACATTCCAGCAAGGAAGCAGAAACATTAGCCAGGCACTTCTGCCGGAGTTCGACCACGAAATGGCCAACACGCGCAAGTCACTGGAGCGCGTTCCGGAAGATAAGTTCAGCTTTAAACCACATCCCAAGTCCATGACGCTGGGCGCACTCGCGACGCATCTGGCAACCATCAACCATTGGGCTGAAGCGATTTTTGGCCAGGACAGTTTTGACGTGAGCACAGCGCCGCCCAACCCCGAACTCAAGACGAGGGCTGAAGTGCTGGCGTCCTTCGATAAAACCACCGCGGCCGCACGCAAGGCAATCGCAGATTCCACTGACGCTCACTTCATGAAACCCTGGACTCTGACGGCAGGGAACCAGACAGTACTTTCGCTGCCACGCGTGGCGGTGGTGCGCAGCTTTTTGCTGAACCACAACATCCACCATCGCGCGCAGCTGGGCGTTTACCTGCGCCTGAATGATGTGCCTGTTCCCTCGATTTATGGGCCCTCGGCTGATGAGAGAAATATGTAAGCTGGAGTTTGGGCGAGCTTGGTCCGATGTCCGGCGAGCTAGCTGGGAAATATGCTAAAAACTACAGGCCTCGGTTTAAGCCGAGGCCTGTTTAAGAGCCCTAATCTGACCGGGTGCTTTCCCCCGAAACCACCAGCCAGATTCTTGATGCACAGTGATCATCGCAGGGACCGACAAAACCAACAAGAGTACCGAGGTAACAAGCGGGAAGGCTTAATTTTCCACGTTTTCCCGGTTTCTGCCGGCCGCACAAAATGCCGTAATTCATGATGAGTAGCTCAGGAAAAAACCTTAACTTCCGCCGCCACCTGCGATACACTTCTTTTGAACGCCTATGACTGCCATCCTTTAATTCGGTTCGTTCTGTAGCAACTCCTCACAATCAGGTTCCCGGACGTGTGCCTGCGTCTTTCGCGTGGAATGCGTTGGTTTCCGCAACCGACTTGGAGTGTACCGAATGCTGCAACAAGCAGGATGGGATGAAGTGTGGGAAAAGAAATTTGCTGAGTTTGCCGGGAAAGGGCTGAAGCCGGCGCGCGTTCTGGCGCAACACAGACACAGCTATTCACTTTGGAGAGCGGCGGGCGAAGCCGACGCCGAACTTGCGGGAGCGCTGCTGTATCGCGCTGAAACGGGTGATCTACCAGTTGTGGGCGATTGGGTTGCCGTTCGCCAATATTCGCCTGCGGACATGGCCATCATCACAGATGTTTTGCCGCGAAGGACGAAGTTTTCCCGCAAGGCCAGCGGAACATCCGGGGAAGAGCAGGTCATTGCCGCGAATATCGACCTGCTGTTCATCGTTTGCGGGCTGGACCATGACTATAACTTACGTCGGCTGGAACGCTATCTGATAGCGGCAGCGCAGAGCGGAGCAAAGCCGGTCATCGTGCTCAACAAAGCCGACCTTTATAAGGCCGATCTTCATCATGCAGATCTGGGTGCCGATCTGCAAGCGCGTATTGCGGAAGTGAATGCCATTGCTGCGGGCGTTCCGGTGCAGGCGATCTCGGCGCTGAGAGAAGGCTGCAGTGGCCAGGACTCAGCAGCAACATTGCTGCCGATGATCGCCTCTGGACAAACCGCAGCGTTGTTTGGATCTTCAGGCGCGGGTAAATCGACAATCGTGAATCAACTTTTGGGAACAGCGGCGCAGACAACGCAACCGACGCGCGAGTCTGACAGTCGTGGACGCCACACGACGACGCATCGGGAGCTATTCTTTCTGTCGAATGGCGGATTGATTCTGGACAATCCGGGAATCCGTGAACTGCAATTGTGGTCACAAGATTTGCGGCAGGGAAGCCCACGATCCGCAGTGGATGAAGCTTTCCCGGAGATTGAAGCGCTGGCAGCGACGTGCGCTTTTCGCGACTGCACTCACATTGCTGAACCTGCGTGTGCCGTGCAGCAGGCTTTGGCGTCTGGTGAAATCGACGACGCGCGATGGCGCAGCTATCTAAAGTTGCAGCGTGAACTGCGCCATGCGGCGGCGCAGGTGGACCCAAATCTGCGTCGCACAGAAAAAGAGCGATGGAAGAAGCTGTGCAGCGGCGTGAAACGTAACCAGAAGCGGAGATGAGCGCTGCTAAGAATTCTGCGAACAAAGTTCGGTCCTTATTCCGGCAGAAAAATAGAAAACACCGTCCCGCTGTGGCCGGGGGCAACGCTGCTGCGCAGCGTAATGTTGCCACCGTGTTTCTGCACAATTTCGCGTGACACCCAGAGTCCCAGCCCTGTGCCCACGTCTTGCTTGGTGGTATAGAACGGCTCAAAAAGCTTCTTGCGATGTTCCGGCGTGATTCCGCTGCCGGTATCGGCGATAACAATTCTTCCGCCTGCCCGATGTGAGTTGTTCAGCTCTGTGGCATGGTGCACGCGGATACGCAACGCACCGGCTGCGGGCAGGGCATCAATGGCATTGGCGACCAGATTGGAAACCACCTGGCGGATTTCTCCCGGCAGTCCCATAACTTTTACCGTCTCATCGTACTCGCGGGAGAGCCGGATATTTTTTGCCTGAATGCGCGGCAGGTACAAAGACAATGCTTCTTCCACGATTTTCGGCAGGTCCATTACATGTGGCGAAGTAGTGTCGCGATAAAAACCCAGAGTTTGCCGCGTCACATGCGCAATGCGCGCCAGTTCATGCTCGGCCTGGGCAAGGTAGCTGCGGGTGTTATCGTCCCACTTGTCGGTCAGGCGCAGGATGTAGAACAGGTTCGTCACGGCTTCCAGCGGGTTGTTGATTTCATGCGCAATGGTGGCAGCCAGCCGTCCTGCGGCAGCCAATTTTTCTGATTTGCGCAATGCATCCTCCGCCAGCTTCTTGCTGGTAATGTCCATGGCGACGCCAATCATCCGCTCAGGCTGGCCGGTTTTATCAAAGATGACCCGGCCGCGAGCGCCAATCCAGTGCACGCTTCCATCAGGGAACGTGGTGCGATATTCAGTTTCATATTCGCCTTTACCCGCCAGGGCGTCCTGGAGCGCCAGTTGCACTCGATCACGATCATCCTGATGAATGAACGCCATTCCATGTTCAAAGCTCGGCGCCATGAGGCCGATAGGTTGGCCATGCACCAGCCACATGCCATCAGCCCACCATAGTTCGTTCGTCTTTACGTTCCACTCCCACGAGCCCAGGCGGGCGGAAACCTGCGCAATCTGTAGCCGGCGCTCCGTGGTGCGCAGGGCTTCACGCGTTTGCCGGGTCTCTGAGATGTCCTGGAAAATCACCGTAAGGCCAAGCGATCCGGGATAGCCGGAAATCGTGTACCAGCGGTTCAGCCGCGGATAAAACGACTCAAAGTGTACGGGCTCGCGCTCGCGCATCGCCTTCTTGAAATTGGCTTCCAGCTCGGTACCCACACTGTCCGGGAAGAGTTCCCACAGTTTGCGCCCGGTCATTTCCGCCACAGTTGAACCGCATAACCGCGCTCCGGCGGGATTTACGTAATTAACTGTCCAGTCAGGGCTGTAGGAAATAAAACCTTCTGTGATCGTCCTGAGCGTTTCCGCCAACTGACTCTGGCTCTTGAACGCGGCCATTTCCGCCACCGATTTCTGCAAGGCAACGTTGGTGATCAACAGTGAAACCATCACAAAAAGAAAAACCTGGATCAGCGCGTTGGGTCCAAAACCAAACGAAAAGTAAGGCGGCAAAAAAAAGAAATTTGCCAACAAGCCGGAAAGCACCGTGGCCATAACCGCCGGGCCAAAGCCGCACAGCCGCGCCGTGAGCGCCACTGCGGCAAAAAAGAAGAAGAAAGGGAGCCGCTGCCCAACGATGGGCATAAAATTTGCCGTCAGCGCCGCTAACACAAAAAACAGCGCCAAGCCATACCGCAACACAGGATTCTCGCGATATAAGTCGATACCTGCAAGCCGATGGAGCAGCCCATCCATTTGCGATCATTCTAGCTGAATCAGAGCAGCAGGGCGGACGTGCGAGAAAGAGAGACCTTACTACTGATCACGCTTCGAAACAACGCAGTATTCCGGGCCAGATCCGCAATTGGTCCGCAGTGATCTGCGGTAGCCTTCTTATTCTCGCGATGTCCCGGTCGCGCTCCTTTGGCAATCGCCCGATGGATCGCGTACGGGTCTCCCGGGTTCGGCAGATCAATCTTCTCCGGCCTCGCCGATTTTCAGCATCTCGTGCATGTAATATTTCTTCCCGTGCAGTCGGGGCACGCGGCTTGTCGTAGCGATGAATCCGTAGGCCGTTTCCAACGGTCTGTCAATAACTCGTC from Terriglobia bacterium includes the following:
- a CDS encoding ribonucleotide-diphosphate reductase subunit beta: MSTAAHTSKSPRQLYNIAKTLGVWDPAKIDLTEDKAHWQMLNPDQREQLIKTCALFYEGEVSVSDTLAWFMLAMPDLDRRMFLSTQIFEEVKHAEFFERYFQEVCGKVDTSAYLVPEYKGVLLDELRQRGETIGQALTSGKGDLPLALSLFACHYMAVVEGTMALTGYEFFEDLLAKTGMFPRLLEGIKLIRADEGRHLVHGMDFLREQLMKYPEHVAPVRELFNTQAANIPRRTDFVFTPNPLGLDRERIQQISYANHNQRMHEAGLE
- a CDS encoding DinB family protein — translated: MAAQPQTFQQGSRNISQALLPEFDHEMANTRKSLERVPEDKFSFKPHPKSMTLGALATHLATINHWAEAIFGQDSFDVSTAPPNPELKTRAEVLASFDKTTAAARKAIADSTDAHFMKPWTLTAGNQTVLSLPRVAVVRSFLLNHNIHHRAQLGVYLRLNDVPVPSIYGPSADERNM
- the rsgA gene encoding ribosome small subunit-dependent GTPase A produces the protein MLQQAGWDEVWEKKFAEFAGKGLKPARVLAQHRHSYSLWRAAGEADAELAGALLYRAETGDLPVVGDWVAVRQYSPADMAIITDVLPRRTKFSRKASGTSGEEQVIAANIDLLFIVCGLDHDYNLRRLERYLIAAAQSGAKPVIVLNKADLYKADLHHADLGADLQARIAEVNAIAAGVPVQAISALREGCSGQDSAATLLPMIASGQTAALFGSSGAGKSTIVNQLLGTAAQTTQPTRESDSRGRHTTTHRELFFLSNGGLILDNPGIRELQLWSQDLRQGSPRSAVDEAFPEIEALAATCAFRDCTHIAEPACAVQQALASGEIDDARWRSYLKLQRELRHAAAQVDPNLRRTEKERWKKLCSGVKRNQKRR
- a CDS encoding PAS domain-containing protein, producing the protein MDGLLHRLAGIDLYRENPVLRYGLALFFVLAALTANFMPIVGQRLPFFFFFAAVALTARLCGFGPAVMATVLSGLLANFFFLPPYFSFGFGPNALIQVFLFVMVSLLITNVALQKSVAEMAAFKSQSQLAETLRTITEGFISYSPDWTVNYVNPAGARLCGSTVAEMTGRKLWELFPDSVGTELEANFKKAMREREPVHFESFYPRLNRWYTISGYPGSLGLTVIFQDISETRQTREALRTTERRLQIAQVSARLGSWEWNVKTNELWWADGMWLVHGQPIGLMAPSFEHGMAFIHQDDRDRVQLALQDALAGKGEYETEYRTTFPDGSVHWIGARGRVIFDKTGQPERMIGVAMDITSKKLAEDALRKSEKLAAAGRLAATIAHEINNPLEAVTNLFYILRLTDKWDDNTRSYLAQAEHELARIAHVTRQTLGFYRDTTSPHVMDLPKIVEEALSLYLPRIQAKNIRLSREYDETVKVMGLPGEIRQVVSNLVANAIDALPAAGALRIRVHHATELNNSHRAGGRIVIADTGSGITPEHRKKLFEPFYTTKQDVGTGLGLWVSREIVQKHGGNITLRSSVAPGHSGTVFSIFLPE